The following proteins are co-located in the Zonotrichia albicollis isolate bZonAlb1 chromosome 1, bZonAlb1.hap1, whole genome shotgun sequence genome:
- the RRS1 gene encoding ribosome biogenesis regulatory protein homolog — MAAVRVEAVLAAAEEQEAEKRRSITVEKELELEYDLGNLLAVDRNPPPAAALRGAGPRREALLRALARDNTQLLVSRLWELPAERAGGAGGPLVAQLPEPTFRLPREKPAPKPRPPTRWEQFARLKGIRRKKKTSLVWDEQAKEWRRRWGYKRAGGDPSRAWLAEVPAGADPEEDQFARLRREKRERVARNELNRLRNLARAHRAGSAVPAAPLHPTGHQDRDELRRVARVARVSTASLGRFQPRLPKEPAEPPSRSGGKKRRFQPLLGNLAAERSRQLELLRDMGSKKPVLDITRAVNKQLRQEEAEAAAANKGKKQSKRGKRGRRQQRPGRSGKKSGARRQPQQQKPAGGGTGGGRRKKA; from the coding sequence ATGGCGGCCGTGCGGGTGGAGGCGGTGCTGGCGGCCGCCGAGGAGCAGGAGGCGGAGAAGCGGCGGAGCATCACGGTGGaaaaggagctggagctggagtaCGACCTGGGCAATTTGTTGGCCGTGGACCGCAACCCCCCTCCGGCGGCGGCTCTGCGCGGGGCCGGCCCGCGGCGGGAGGCGCTGCTGCGGGCGCTGGCCCGCGACAACACGCAGTTGCTCGTGTCCCGGCTCTGGGAGCTGCCGGCCGagcgcgccggcggcgccgggggCCCGCTGGTGGCGCAGCTGCCCGAGCCCACGTTCCGCCTGCCGCGGGAGAAGCCGGCGCCCAAGCCGCGACCGCCGACGCGCTGGGAGCAGTTCGCGCGGCTGAAGGGCATCCGCCGCAAGAAGAAAACCTCGCTGGTGTGGGACGAGCAGGCCAAGGAGTGGCGGCGGCGCTGGGGCTACAAGCGGGCGGGCGGAGATCCGTCCCGCGCCTGGCTGGCGGAGGTGCCCGCGGGCGCCGACCCCGAGGAGGACCAGTTCGCCCGGCTGCGGCGGGAGAAGCGGGAGCGGGTGGCTCGGAACGAGCTGAACCGGCTGCGCAACCTGGCCCGAGCCCACCGCGCCGGCAGCGCCGTGCCCGCCGCGCCCCTGCACCCCACCGGGCACCAGGACCGCGACGAGCTGCGGCGGGTGGCCCGCGTGGCCCGCGTCTCCACCGCCTCGCTCGGCCGCTTCCAGCCGCGTCTGCCCAAGGAGCCGGCGGAGCCGCCCTCCCGCAGCGGCGGCAAGAAGCGCCGCTTCCAGCCGCTGCTGGGCAACCTGGCGGCCGAGCGCAGccggcagctggagctgctgagggacatGGGCAGCAAGAAGCCGGTGCTCGACATCACCCGCGCCGTCAACAAGCAGCTACGGCAGGAGGAAGCCGAGGCGGCCGCTGCCAACAAGGGCAAGAAGCAGTCGAAGCGCGGCAAGCGCGgccggcggcagcagcggcccGGGCGCAGCGGCAAGAAGAGCGGGGCCCGGCGGCAGCCGCAGCAGCAGAAGCCTGCGGGCGGGGGCACCGGCGGGGGCAGGAGAAAGAAGGCGTGA